In a genomic window of Sarcophilus harrisii chromosome 4, mSarHar1.11, whole genome shotgun sequence:
- the EBNA1BP2 gene encoding probable rRNA-processing protein EBP2, translating to MKLKEAAMAALESGSDSEADSEALSDAELQAAFARGDLKPGLNVELEAPKRRQNDVAGLNQCLAEFRKDLPWLERLDVTVGPAPELPAQQGPEKSAAADPEDDFRREMTFYRQAQAAVLAVLPRLHQHQIPTKRPQDYFAEMAKSDQQMQKIRQKLQTKQAAMEKSEKAKQLRALRKYGKKVQTEVLQKRQQEKSKMMTAIKKYQKGFSDRLDFLEGDGRSHSRAEKDGAKAQQMKKGPSAKRRYKNQKFGFGGRKKGSKRNTKESYDDVSGFRARTAHGKGPHKMGKKMANKRPGKRAREKMKNRAR from the exons ATGAAGCTGAAGGAGGCGGCGATGGCGGCGCTGGAGTCAGGCTCGGACTCGGAGGCGGACTCGGAGGCGCTCTCGGACGCTGAG CTGCAGGCGGCCTTCGCTCGGGGCGACCTCAAACCGGGGCTCAACGTGGAGCTCGAGGCGCCCAAACGCCGGCAGAACGACGTG GCTGGCCTGAATCAGTGTCTGGCCGAGTTCCGGAAGGACTTGCCGTGGCTGGAGCGGCTGGACGTGACCGTGGGGCCGGCTCCGGAGCTGCCGGCGCAGCAGGGGCCCGAGAAGTCTGCAGCGGCGGACCCGGAGGACGACTTCCGGCGGGAGATGACCTT CTACCGCCAGGCCCAGGCTGCGGTCCTGGCCGTCCTGCCCCGGCTCCACCAGCACCAGATCCCCACCAAGAGGCCCCAGGATTACTTCGCAGAGATGGCCAAGTCTGACCAGCAGATGCAGAAG ATTCGACAGAAACTGCAAACGAAACAGGCTGCCATGGAGAAGTCTGAAAAGGCCAAGCAGCTCCGGGCGCTCCGGAAGTACGGCAAGAAG GTTCAAACAGAGGTCCTTCAGAAGAGGCAGCAGGAGAAGTCCAAGATGATGACGGCCATCAAGAAGTACCAGAAAG GCTTCTCTGACAGACTGGACTTCCTTGAGGGAGATGGGCGGTCACACTCTCGGGCTGAGAAGGACGGTGCCAAGGCCCAGCAGATGAAGAAGGG gcccagtgcCAAGCGTCGGTACAAAAACCAGAAGTTTGGTTTtggtggaaggaagaaaggatccAAGAGGAACACCAAGGAGAGCTACGATGACGTGTCAGGCTTCCGGGCCCGGACTGCCCATGGCAAGGGCCCTCACAAGATGGGCAAGAAGATGGCCAAT aagagACCTGGAAAACGggcaagagagaaaatgaaaaaccgAGCACGCTAA
- the FAM183A gene encoding protein FAM183A, with protein MAARGREKAPPDPVHQNQIMCELIRKELRAQKLYTQYNVNPHHPVHNITRKPMSWHDNVEEPADAKFLNVIHYAAQGPKKKYSEPQTESQEIGWDCEPLIPSERGDKRINFFRTYQDITKYMAEFWRLKAKQSSK; from the exons ATGGCGGCTCGCGGGCGTGAGAAGGCTCCTCCGGACCCAGTGCATCAGAACCAGATCATGTGCGAGCTAATCCGCAAGGAGCTTCGGGCCCAGAAGCTGTACACTCAGTACAACGTGAACCCCCACCACCCAG TTCACAACATTACCAGAAAGCCCATGTCCTGGCATGACAATGTGGAGGAACCTGCAGATG CCAAGTTCCTGAATGTCATTCACTACGCTGCTCAGGGACCCAAGAAGAAATACTCAGAGCCCCAGACAGAGAGCCAGGAAATCGGCTGGGACTGCGAGCCCTTG ATTCCTAGCGAGCGCGGAGACAAGAGGATCAATTTTTTCCGCACCTACCAGGACATCACGAAGTATATGGCGGAGTTCTGGCGCCTAAAGGCCAAGCAGAGCTCAAAGTAG
- the AIRE gene encoding autoimmune regulator: MSSSDRPSGETDVRQLLKLYRTEISMAVDDTFPLLHGLADHDVITEDKFRETQSLGEKDGCHKALHALLSWLLGRDSASIRAFWAVLFKDYNLERYGRLQAIHSSFPKDVDLSRGHKGRRPPASLKVSSTYRLPGKRKGLEEKEAPQPASQAPRGASSPGPPHKVKPPRKPENSEPPRFPLGNGIRSVSASVQRAVAVAASELPGTCGAVEGVLIKQVFESGGSKKCIQVGGEFYTPGKFEEPSGKNKTRSPKPPTRTKATQVPQNQASSQNCCIGALPAAEGTGSGAEPLPLGEGPLVFRPQGRAELQLSQQSGGPATPAQPPELHLHQKNDDECAVCRDGGELICCDGCPRAFHLACLEPPLTEIPSGMWRCGCCIVGKVHQDGRHGDQRDGPSETLAPLGLRPARTQVKNPTQEPPPGLGATFTFKQPLPPASSPALMSALPLTSCQPLQSSGPERQQGAAQTLLTDLRQGGKLFHSGTAFQQKLSAEEQCGVCQGSKDVLHCAQCSRAFHWHCHFPDDSNSTGGIIKCKLCSQAPVLPPGEDALSPSISALEPMKSLPRGSGQTLGQGAHVAWSDIHFSPPQASGESSRTETILNKDELDSFLGENSFDGILQWAFQNMSRPLSEAQGFFS; encoded by the exons ATGTCCAGCTCAGACAGACCCTCAGGGGAGACAGACGTCCGGCAGCTGCTGAAACTCTACCGAACCGAGATCTCCATGGCGGTGGACGACACTTTCCCGTTGCTCCATGGCCTGGCCGATCATGACGTCATCACGGAGGACAAGTTCAGG GAGACTCAGAGTCTGGGAGAAAAGGACGGCTGCCACAAGGCGCTCCACGCCCTGCTCAGCTGGCTCCTGGGGAGGGACTCAGCCTCCATCCGCGCCTTCTGGGCGGTGCTGTTCAAGGACTACAACCTTGAGAGATATGGCAGGTTACAGGCCATTCACAGCAGTTTCCCCAAAG ATGTGGACCTCAGCCGAGGCCACAAGGGGAGGAGGCCCCCAGCCAGCCTGAAGGTCTCCAGTACATACAGACTCCCGGGGAAGCGAAAGGGCCTGGAAGAAAAGGAGGCCCCTCAGCCGGCCTCCCAGGCCCCGAGAGGTGCTTCCAGTCCAG GACCCCCCCACAAGGTGAAGCCCCCCAGGAAGCCAGAGAACTCAGAGCCCCCGCGCTTCCCCCTGGGAAACG GAATCCGGAGCGTGTCTGCTTCGGTCCAGAGGGCTGTGGCCGTGGCCGCCAGTGAGCTCCCGGGCACCTGCGGGGCAGTGGAGGGGGTCCTTATTAAACAGGTGTTTGAGTCAG GAGGCTCCAAGAAATGTATCCAAGTTGGTGGAGAGTTTTATACACCAGGCAAGTTTGAGGAGCCCAGTGGGAAGAACAAAACAAGAAGCCCGAAGCCGCCAACCCGAACCAAAGCGACCCAGGTGCCCCAAAAC CAAGCCTCTTCCCAGAACTGCTGCATAGGAGCTTTGCCCGCCGCAGAGGGCACCGGCTCGGGGGCAGAGCCCCTTCCACTGGGTGAGGGCCCTCTGGTTTTCCGCCCCCAGGGCAGAGCGGAGCTGCAGCTGAGCCAACAGAGCGGCGGGCCTGCCACGCCAGCCCAGCCCCCAGAGCTGCACCTCCACCAG AAGAATGATGATGAATGTGCTGTATGTAGAGATGGCGGGGAGCTGATCTGCTGTGATGGGTGTCCCCGGGCCTTCCACTTGGCCTGCCTGGAGCCGCCATTGACAGAAATCCCCAG TGGGATGTGGCGGTGTGGATGCTGCATAGTTGGGAAGGTGCACCAGGACGGGCGTCACGGAGACCAGAGAGACGGCCCCTCAGAGACTCTG GCTCCCCTTGGGCTAAGGCCAGCTAGAACACAGGTGAAGAACCCCACCCAGGAGCCCCCCCCAGGACTGGGGGCCACTTTCACCTTCAAGCAGCCTCTCCCCCCTGCTTCTTCTCCGGCCCTGATGTCAGCCCTTCCCCTGACTTCCTGCCAGCCCCTGCAGAGCTCGGGGCCTGAGAGGCAGCAG GGGGCTGCTCAGACTCTGCTCACAGACCTACGGCAAGGGGGCAAATTGTTCCATTCTGGAACGGCCTTCCAG CAGAAGCTCTCGGCTGAAGAGCAGTGTGGGGTCTGCCAAGGAAGTAAGGACGTGCTTCATTGCGCCCAGTGCTCCAGGGCCTTTCACTGGCACTGCCACTTTCCAGATGACTCCAACAGCACAGG GGGGATCATCAAGTGCAAACTCTGTTCCCAAGCCCCCGTCCTCCCTCCCGGAGAGGATGCTCTGAGCCCCAGCATCTCAGCCCTGGAGCCCATGAAG AGTCTTCCCAGAGGATCAGGACAAACTCTCGGACAGGGTGCTCATGTAGCTTGGTCTGACATTCACTTCTCTCCACCCCAGGCGAGTGGAGAGTCTTCTCGGACTGAGACCATTCTGAATAAAGATGAGCTGGACTCATTTCTGGGAGAG AACTCCTTTGACGGAATCCTGCAGTGGGCCTTCCAGAATATGTCACGGCCCCTTTCTGAGGCCCAGGGCTTTTTCTCTTAA